A part of Candidatus Abyssobacteria bacterium SURF_5 genomic DNA contains:
- a CDS encoding aminopeptidase P family protein translates to MNNRLSDLRKKFEEADAFLCMSYPNYRYLSGFTGSLCILLITRERALILSDFRYRTQIQGEVRGFEYREIAGPIEQTVAREIVELGVRHLAFEAEHTTYRQYAHLKAIESIELIPAEDWVEDLRTIKDPSELLMIEKAAAIADAAVEQIATEIEPGMTEAEVANRLNALLRSLGAKKEAFDLIVASGPRSAMPHAASSEKPISADEPIVIDIGAQFGGYHSDLTRTIWLDKINSKIAEVYEIVENAQAAAIQAARPGIPCVELDAVARKFIEDAGYGDYFGHGLGHGVGLEVHEAPAVSRFGKGEIRSGMVFTVEPGIYIPEIGGVRIEDMALATESGCRLLTKSPHRPVK, encoded by the coding sequence GTGAACAACCGCCTGTCCGATTTGAGGAAAAAATTTGAGGAAGCAGACGCATTTCTGTGCATGAGTTATCCTAACTACCGCTATCTCTCAGGATTCACCGGTTCCTTGTGTATTCTCTTGATAACGCGCGAGCGCGCGCTCATCCTGAGCGATTTTCGCTATCGCACGCAGATTCAGGGGGAGGTACGGGGTTTTGAATACAGAGAAATCGCCGGCCCGATCGAGCAGACAGTAGCCCGCGAGATCGTAGAGTTGGGCGTTCGCCATCTCGCTTTCGAGGCTGAACACACAACGTATCGACAATACGCGCACCTGAAAGCCATCGAATCGATTGAGCTCATCCCGGCGGAAGACTGGGTGGAAGACCTTCGGACGATTAAAGACCCGTCGGAACTGCTGATGATCGAGAAGGCCGCCGCAATCGCCGATGCCGCCGTCGAACAGATAGCAACCGAGATCGAACCGGGAATGACCGAGGCGGAAGTGGCCAATCGTCTGAATGCGCTGCTCCGTTCGCTGGGGGCGAAGAAGGAAGCGTTCGATCTTATCGTCGCGTCCGGCCCGCGCTCCGCCATGCCTCATGCAGCCTCGTCCGAGAAACCTATCTCAGCCGACGAGCCGATCGTTATCGATATCGGCGCTCAATTTGGAGGCTATCATTCCGACTTGACAAGGACTATCTGGCTCGATAAAATAAACTCCAAAATAGCGGAAGTCTATGAAATAGTTGAAAATGCGCAAGCCGCCGCCATTCAGGCCGCTCGACCCGGTATCCCATGCGTCGAGCTTGACGCCGTCGCGCGGAAATTCATAGAGGACGCGGGATATGGCGACTACTTTGGACACGGCCTCGGACATGGTGTAGGGCTGGAAGTCCATGAAGCGCCTGCGGTCTCACGTTTTGGGAAAGGTGAAATCCGCTCCGGAATGGTCTTCACTGTGGAGCCCGGCATTTACATTCCGGAAATCGGCGGTGTCCGAATCGAAGATATGGCGCTGGCAACTGAATCCGGATGTCGCTTGTTGACGAAGTCGCCGCATCGGCCGGTGAAGTAG
- the aroQ gene encoding type II 3-dehydroquinate dehydratase produces the protein MNILVLHGPNLQLLGRREPDIYGRKSLKDINDDIERHAKSLGVGVQTFQSNHEGELLDQIASMPGRHDALIINPGAYTHTSIALRDAISGVGLPAVEVHLSNVAAREKFRHRSLITPVCRGIIAGFGSFGYLLALDALAKGA, from the coding sequence ATGAATATCTTGGTACTTCATGGGCCCAATCTTCAGCTCTTGGGGCGGCGCGAGCCGGATATCTACGGTCGTAAATCGCTGAAAGATATTAATGATGATATCGAACGTCACGCGAAGTCGCTCGGCGTCGGCGTACAGACGTTTCAGTCAAATCATGAGGGCGAACTGCTAGACCAGATAGCCTCCATGCCGGGCCGCCACGACGCCCTGATCATCAATCCCGGCGCCTATACTCATACGAGTATCGCCCTGCGCGACGCCATTTCGGGTGTCGGGCTTCCCGCCGTCGAAGTGCATCTCTCGAATGTCGCCGCCCGCGAGAAATTTCGCCACCGCTCTCTGATCACACCCGTGTGCCGCGGCATCATCGCCGGCTTTGGCTCATTCGGTTATCTGCTTGCATTGGACGCGCTGGCAAAAGGAGCCTGA